ATTTATACTCGGTTAGTGTAAATGTTTCTTGGAATGAGTTGGTCAGTGTTTTGTTTAACTGTAGGGGCTGACCATTAACCTGATTAACCAGCTGAATTTCTAAAAACGCACCAGTGTCATCGGTGGCGCTTTTTTCTTTTTTACAGCTGTTAGTAAACAGGAGTAAACATACGATAGTAATAGAGGTGAGTAACCGCATCATATCAAAAGGGTGGGCTTAATAAATGTTAGGCGTTGTAACGAAACTTTTGGCGGCCTTGCTTTCGTTCTCCCTGTTTCTTTTTGCTATCCAAGCGCTTTTCCTTTGCTTGTTTGGATGGCTTGGTAGCAATCCGAAACTTCTTTTTTTTCAAAGCCTGCGTAATCAGTTCATTAATTTTCTGAATGGCTTCTTCTTTGTTTTGCAGTTGGGTACGATGTGTTTGAGCTTTTACAAACAGTTCTCCTTCTGCATTGATACGGTTTACAAGCTTTTCGTGCAGCACTTGCTTTTGCTGCGGGGTTAAGATGTTGGAGTTGTCAATAGGGAAGGTCGCGATCACTGCGGTTTCTACTTTATTTACATTCTGTCCGCCTTTTCCGCCACTCCTGGTAGTTTTCAATTCTATTTCCGCCGATACGTCAACCATAATTCGGTGGTGAAGCTAAAAAAAACAACTGATTTATGAAACCCTGCCGTTAACTTCCCTTTTTTAATGATGCAAATTTTATGCGAGTAGTTATACAACGGGTTACTAAAGCTAGCGTAACGGTGGAGGGAGAGATAACGGGACAGATCAATCACGGGCTACTAGTATTGCTTGGTATTGAAGATGCGGATACAGAAGAAGATAGGGTGTGGCTGAGTAATAAAATCGTCAACCTCCGGATCTTTAATGATGAGCAAGGTGTTATGAACCGCTCTGTACTTGAAATAGGTGGTGGTATTTTATTGGTAAGTCAGTTTACTTTGCATGCCTCAACCAAAAAAGGTAACCGGCCCAGTTATATAAAAGCAAGCAAGCCAGATGTAGCCATTCCCATATATGAAAAGATGAAGCTACAATTGGCAAAGGACTTAGGGAAACCCATACCTTGCGGAATATTTGGTGCCGATATGAAAGTGGAGTTGTTAAACGATGGACCTGTAACAATTGTAATAGATACCAAAAACAAAGAATAGTAGTTTAGTAAATAACAAGAGATGAAGCGTGATATAGAAAACCGTGAAGACATAGAAAAACTGTTGGAAGCGTTTTATCAGCAGGCCACACAAGATCCTTCTATTGGCCGCTTTTTTACAGAGGTTGTTCCATTAGATATGCAGCAACACATTCCCGTGATTGCCGGATTCTGGGAGGCCATTCTTTTTGGCAGCCGTACCTATAGTAAAAACGTAATGGCGGTGCACCAACACATTCACCAACTGTCCTCTATTAAAAAAGAACACCTCGATCGCTGGGTACAATTGTTTACTCAAACTGTAGATCGTTTATTTGAAGGAGAAAAAGCAACACTCATGAAACAGCGCGGTGCATCTATCGCTACGCTCATGGACATTAAACTCAACTATAATCAGGTAGGTAATAAATAACTTGCTTCTTAGGTTTATTACACCAATTTTATTGAATTACATGAATTGTAATAGGTTATTGTCAATTTTGGAGCAAGGTCACTTATGTTTAAACGAATCGTTTTCTAACTATCAAATTCGTGTAATTCAAACCTTAAATTCGTGTCATGACAATACAAGAGGCGCAAGCGCAAGTTGATAACTGGATCAAGACAACAGGTGTTCGTTATTTTAATGAACTAACGAATATGGCTATCCTAACAGAAGAAGTGGGAGAGGTGGCCCGCCTAATGAGCCGCTTGTATGGTGAGCAAAGCTTTAAAGAAAGTGATAAAGGGAAGGAGCTTAGTGATGAGCTGGCCGATGTAATGTGGGTGCTCATCTGTATTGCCAACCAAACCGGTGTAGACCTAACCGCTGCCCTGCAAAAGAACTTTGAAAAGAAATCTATCCGTGATAAAGACCGCCATCAGCAGAATGAGAAGTTATAGAGATAGAGGAGAGGGTTGACAAGTTTACAAGTTGAAAAGGGATGTTTCAATCTTGTATCTATCCTTTTCAACTTATCAACTTGTAAACTTATAAACAGCTTCTAATCCCACTAATCCCTTAATCTGCGGTCCCTTTTTTGTATACCCTTACCTAAACAATGCGTTTATGGCAAAGGTTACCTTTAAAGGAATGGTGCAGGTGATGAAAGATGCGTTTAAAGGATTCTCTGATCATAAAGTACCAAAGCTCAGTGCTTCACTGGCTTATTATACCGTCTTCTCCATTGGCCCCCTGCTATTACTAATCATTTCATTAGCCGGCCTGTTCTTAGGGCGCGAGGCCGTGGAGGGTTCTATCTATAATCAACTGGGTTCTTTTATTGGGAGGGAACCTGCTGCACAGATTCAGGATATTGTCAAAAACGCCTTTAAAAGCGGCGACAGTAATATAGGGGCTACGGTTGGTATCATTACCTTGTTGGTTGGTGCTACTGGTATGTTTGGCGAACTGCAGGATTCTATTAACACCATTTGGGGATTAAAGTCCAAGCCCAAGCAAGGGATGTTTCTGCTTATTAAAAACCGCCTGTTGTCCTTTGGTATGATCGGTGTCTTAGGCTTCTTGCTATTGGTGTCTTTGGCAGTAACAGCTTTAACTGCGGGTCTGGGCGATCGTATTCAGCAATTGCTACCGGGCGTAGGAGAGGCCGTTATGTTTGTGATTACAGGTATTTTGTCACTAGTAATTACAACATCGCTCTTTGCTGTTATTTTTAAAGTGTTGCCAGATGCTCGTATGGAATGGAAGCAAGTGTGGCCAGGCGCTATTGCTACATCTATACTGTTCCTGATTGGTAAGTTTGCTATCTCCTTCTATATCGGTACCAGTAATGTGGGCAGCTCATTTGGAGCGGCTGGCTCATTGATCATACTGTTAGTGTGGATTTATTATTCTGCTTTCATACTGTACTTTGGTGCAGAGTTTACAAGGGCTTACGATGTAAAATATACCAAGGGTATTATACCTAATAAATATGCGGTAACGCAAAGTACAGTTGTAGTAGAAGGGGATAAGCCGGTCGCAGCGCAAGTACGAGAGCAGTTATCTGAACCTCAGGCGCAGTTCGGCAAACAACAGGATGAAGAGAATGAGGAAAAACAACAGCCTAAAGCGGCTAAGCCTGATATCCGCAAACCTAAGCTGCAGCCTACAATAGTGTATGAGCAGGTATACACATCTAGCCATAATGCAAAAGCCGCTAAACCGGATAAAGAGGGTTTGTATCGTATTCGTGTAGAGCATAAGAAACCTACCAATATTGGAGTAGCATTGGCGGGTCTATTGTTATTCTTTGTTAATACGGCTGTTGATCAAAGTAATGATGCAAAAGCATAGCTAAGAGAGAAAGAGATAAGGAGAGAGAGATAATTATATTAAAAGAGTACTATTCTATTGTAGAAGTCCTATGTCTTCAAGACATAGGACTTCTTACTTTATAGTCGGACTATAACTAACGGCTGGCTCGTAAAACTAACGCTCGTAAAACTCTATGGGCAACAGATCTGGATCAGAAATGAACGTAAACTTTTTTCCTGTGTATTCATCAATACGGATAGGCTCTGCTACCACCTGGTGTTTATTAAGTTGACGAACTGTTTCTTCTATATCGTTTACTTCAAAGGCTAAGTGTCGTAGTCCCGTACCTTCAGGGCGCGATAGGCGTTGCGGCGGATTAGGAAAAGAAAATAATTCAACAACATAGTGGCCATTCAAAGCCAAGTCCAGCTTATAGGACTGCCGCTCTGCTCTATATACTTCTCTGATAATGCTAAGGCCCAATACTTCTGTATAAAAGACTTTTGAGCGCTCATAGTCTGAGCATATAATGGCAATGTGATGTATAGCGTTTAATGATACCATAATTGATTACTGGTAATTAGCTCTTTTGAGACGCCAAATTAAGACTACTATTACTAATGCAAGTAGCGACCCACTGATCCACATGATTGTTTTATAGGTTGATCCATTGCTCACCTTTGTGCTTTTAACAAGCGTTACCGGTTGCTGTTTCTTTTCCCAGGGGCGTATTATTTGATTTTGATATTCATTCTTTAATCCTTTCTGCAGACTTAAGAAATGCTCATATCTTTTCTTGAGTACGTCATTTACAAATCCATATTCCACTGCTTTGTCATAAATTCTTAGGGCTGAAGTTACATCATGCGTCAGCGCCGTTATATTTCCCAATTCAAAAAGAAGTAGTCCTACAATCTTATCCTCAGGTTTGATAAACGATATGCGTTCATACAGTTGGTAATAGATGGCTTGTCTTAGTTTTTTGAGATCGTTTTCACTTAAAGTAGTTTGTGGTTTGACATCGCTGCCAAATGTTGTTCCAATAAGAAACTGACTATTAACAGAACGATCGCCATTGATTTTAGCTTCCAGAATTTTAGCATGTAGCCATTCCGATTCCATATGTGAGGAGGGATCAATTTGAATAGCCTTTTTTATCCAATAAAGCGCAGAATCGTTTTGTCCCAAGAGCTCATAAAGGGTTCCAATATTTGCCGCAGTGGAATACCTTCCCGGATGCGTACTTTCTATTCGTTGATAAACTTCTTTTGCTTCATTATAGCGACCTAAATAAATAAGGTATACACCGTAGTCAGAATAATCGTCGATCTTCTTATCTTTTTTCCATACACTATCTAAGTAAGCAAGTTGCTTGATGTAGTAAGTTTTACCTTCAATTTCACTGCTATCACGCCCAATTGGTACTTCATCACCCAACCCACTAACTTCCACTTGCTTACCGGAAAGCAGCACACGCATTTCATTTATACAGGCAAAGGAAGAAATGGAATATGTGAATAAGAAGAGTAGGGCTAAAGATCTAATCATGATCATTCATTAAAGAGTTAGTATTGGATTGATTTAACTTCTAAATATATAGAAGCTATAGGGAAGATAATTACATCTGCGAATATTTACAATTACCGATTTTGTCTGACCAACTCATTGAATTATTACAAATAGAAAAGCCCCGTTAAACAGGGCTTTTCTATTTGTAATAAACGATTATAATTATTATAACTGTCCTGGCGCTTTGGGGGCAGGTACTACATTATCCACAGGATTTGTGCTTTTTAAATAGGCAAAGATGGCTTTGATATCTCCATCATTGAGTTGGGCCGTATTTTGCCATGGCATAGGCGGCAGAAGCGGACGGCTATTTTCAAGGCCTTTATATTTTCCTTTACGCAGGGCTGTAAAGAATTGCTCTTCTGTCCAGTTGCCAACACCGGTAGCATCAGAGGTAAGGTTGGCGGCATAGGACGTACCCCAAGGGCCAACAACGGCTGTATTATTGAAGTTAAACAACACCCATGATTTAAGTGTCGATGTATCTATAGGTCCTAAATTTTCATCAGCACGATGACCGCTTAAAAGACGCTCAGGGTCAGGTGCCGGCCCTTGAGGGGTCATAATTTTAGGCGAATGACAGTCACCGCATCCCATGGTTGCAACCAGGTATTCGCCCCGCTTGATCGTATCTTGTTTGGTGGGTAATTGGGAAGAAGAAGTTTTGTCCTGTTGGTTGCAGGCAGAAACGCCACAGATTAGGGCAGTGGCAATGATCATGGATACTGTGCTTTTCATCATATCTATTCTATTTTTAGGTTGCAAAAATGAACACTTGTTCTAATGCCAGATTGTAGAAATGCGACATGTTTAATACAATTCATACATGTCGCATTTCTACAATGAGATAGCGTTGTATACTTTTAATTTCACATATAGGGAGTCAAGATTTTATACTAACTGACCTTTTAAGAAACAATAACAGTAATACGCGCAATTAACCATGAACATCCAATACTGTGAATTTCAACCTTCAGCCTCTTTGCAGCCATTTGTAGATTGCTATTGGTACCATGAGTTTGAGGCAGGTGAGCATCAATACTCACCCTTGCAGCGTTGTTTACCATTTGGTACCACCGAATTGATCTTTGTTGATGGCCGCTGCGAGGTATATGCTAATGAAAGATGGCAGGTATTACCTGGTGCTTTTGTTGCCGGTGTATATAAAGATGTAGTAACATGGAGGTGTTTGGGGCCTACCGTCAAGTTTGGTATCCGCTTAAAACCGGAAAGCTTGTTAAGTCTGTTTAATGTTCCCGCCGGCACACTGTTTAATTCGTTTTCCCATCTGAGCGCTGTATTTGGTAAGTATATAAACGAGTTAGTAGAACGAATAGGAGAGGCAAATTCGATGAGCCAATATATACGTATTTCTGAAACCTTTCTGTCTACATTACTAACACAAAGTATTCAACCACGTACATATGTAACCGAAGCTTCAGAAATTATACGCCGATCGGAAGGTTCAATATCTATAGCCACTTTAAGTCATCGGCTGAATATCAGTCGCCGCCAGCTGGAACGTGGCTTTCGTGATACATTTGGAACTAGTCCTAAAACTTACACCCGCATTATCCGTTTCCGAAATACGTATAGTTATTTGCTTTCTAATAAAGCTCCATCACAGTGGACAGACGCTGCCTACAACTTCGGGTATGCCGACCAAGCCCACTTTATTAAAGAGTTCAAAACCTTTGCGGGTGTGCTGCCTACCTTAATGATACATAATAGCCAGGAATTCTTTCAGAGTAAGGGTGATAAGTATCCAATAGATTTATGCTAAGTTAATTTCAAGGGTTATAAAAAAGAAAATGGCCACAAGGGCCATTTAGTTACTTTACTGATTTACCTTGTTTAACTCTTCCAGTTTTTGATTGATCAATTCCGTTAAGAAACCATCTTTATTTTCTTCTGCTTTAGCTTTTGCTGTTTGGTAACTAGTCTTTGCTACATCAAACTTCTTTTGTTGCATGGCCACATTACCACTGATATACCATACTTGCGGTGCTGTAGGATATTGTTGCTGAGCAATCGTTAAAAAAGCTTCTGCATTGGTAAAGTCCTTTAGCTCTGCCAGGTTTTCAGCAGCATTTATTACTATTTGGGGAGATGGCGTAACGCCTGCTTCTTTAAAGAACTCATAGGGTTGTGTAGTAAGGTAGTTGCTGCCTTTTAGTTGAATTAAATCAACGGATCTGATCACTGAACTCTGTTGTACTTTTTTGGGCGCTTGGTTAAAGAGTAGCTTAAAATAATTTTCTGTAATGCTTCTGCCGGTACCGTACATATTGCTGCACATAACAACCATATAGCCGCTTTCCGGTTCAAAATAAACATCTACTGAAAAGCCTGCACCACCACCGTTGTGTCCAATAATTGTTTTGCCGGCAACCATATTATCTGTCGACACTTCAAAGCCAAACGTATAGTAGCGGCCTTGCTTGCTGATGTCTGCTGTGCCATTGGCTGTGTATTGCAGCTTACGTGTTTGAGGCTTCAGATAAGCGCCGCTTAAGTATGTTTTGGCAAAAGCCATCAACTGTGATGCATTTGTAATCCACCCACCAGCAGCGCTAGCTCTTGGGCCTACGCCCTGGTTGGATTGCACATAGTCTTTGCTGGAATAAAAGAAATAGGGTTGGGCAGCAGTTTGTGGCATTACGGTATCCTTCAGGTGATCAATTTGCTTCATGCCTGCTACTGTAAATATGCTTTTGCGGATAGCTTGATCAAAAGGCTGATGATCCAGTTTGGCAATGATCTCACCTAATATTATATAGCCGCTGTTGCTATAAGAAAATCGTAAACCTGGCTGGTCAAAGGCCAATGGCTGATTTTCAATAAGCGACTTTAATTCCTCGGTTGAATAGACTTTTTTGAAATCATAGCTGGGATCATCCCAAGGGCTAAGTAATCCAGATGTATGATTAAGTAATTGATGGATAGTTATTTTATCGGCGTTCTTTATTTTCCAGTCGGGTAGGTAATAGGCCAAAGATTTTGATAGGTCTATCTTACCCTGTTCTACCAATTGCATAATACGAGTAGCTGTAAACATTTTTCCTACCGATTCTGTTTTGAATAGCTTGTCTACAGTCATCGGCATTTTCTTTTCTTGGTTGGCAAAACCAAAGGCATTTTTATAAATGATGCTGTTGCCCTTACCAATAAGAATAACACCATTGAAGTAATGGTCCTGGTATTCTTTTGTAAGGCTGTCAAAGCGCTTGGTTAGTGCATCTTGTGCAAATAATTGGCTAAAGGCACATAAAAAGAAAAGCAGATAGAAGGTCTTCTTCATGACCGGTAAATTTTATGATGGTATCTTCTAAAGGTACGATTCGATTCGTACCTTTTGTACTTAAGATACTTCAGATGGTATTAAGTAAGCTTGAATTGTGAAAATAGAGTAGTGAATAGGTTGATTGAAAGTGCGGAATATATTATTAACAGTTTCAATTTTTCAGAGTAAAGGATATAGACCAGGTAGGGCATAAAACAAAAATAGCCGATCTTAAAAAGATCGGCTACCTAGTGCCCCGGAACGGACTTGAACCGTTACGACCGTTGCGGGTCACAGGATTTTAAGTCCTGCGTTCCCGAAGCTTCGGGATACCAATTCCACCACCACTAAATTTTAGCAAGAACCGATTCAAGTACACCAGGAACGTCTTTGAGCTTTTGAATAAAAACCGATGACTTCATCTTTTTAATAAAGCGCTCCAGTTTATACGCTTGTTCACTGTTTGTGCACGCTATTGTCAAGTAAATCGTCCATGGAATGCCCTTGACGGTATACGCATCCTGGTAATGTGCCGTATTGTGTTCCAACAGGCGCCTTTCCGCATCATCCGTTGTTCCAACATAAAAGCGGTTCAATTTTTCAGAGTAAAGGATATAGACCAGGTAGGGCATAAAACAAAAATAGCCGATCTTAAAAAGATCGGCTATCTAGTGCCCCGGAACGGACTTGAACCGTTACGACCGTTGCGGGTCACAGGATTTTAAGTCCTGCGTTCCCGAAGCTTCGGGATACCAATTCCACCACCACTAAATTTTAGCAAGAACCGATTCAAGTACACCAGGAACGTCTTTGAGCTTTTGAATAAAAACCGATGACTTCATCTTTTTAATAAAGCGCTCCAGTTTATACGCTTGTTCACTGTTTGTGCACGCTATTGTCAAGTAAATCGTCCATGGAATGCCCTTGACGGTATACGCATCCTGGTAATGTGCCGTATTGTGTTCCAACAGGCGCCTTTCCGCATCATCCGTTGTTCCAACATAAAAGCGGTTCAATTTTTCAGAGTAAAGGATATAGACCAGGTAGGGCATAAAACAAAAATAGCCGATCTTAAAAAGATCGGCTATCTAGTGCCCCGGAACGGACTTGAACCGTTACGACCGTTGCGGGTCACAGGATTTTAAGTCCTGCGTGTCTACCAATTCCACCACCAGGGCTCCAAAAAAAATCCTCCCAAAGCGGGAGGAAATATTGAGCGGAAGACCGGGCTCGAACCGGCCACCCCGACCTTGGCAAGGTCGTGCTCTACCAAATGAGCTACTTCCGCTTTTAAAGAACTTTTGTTTGGGGGTGCAAATATAAGGAGCTCTGCTATTCAAAGAGAATAAGATTGAAAAAATGTTTCAATTTTTTACAATAACGATAGTCAATTCTTCAATTTCACTGAATCACTTTTAGTGTGTGATTGGTATTAAAATATTTATGACTAGCTGATTGCTCCTTATCGATATCAAGAAGACTCTAAGCTCATAACTCACCATTCACCTGCTCACCACTCCATAAACTCCCACGCACTCTTATACGCATCCTTTTCCTGGGCATAAGTAATAAAGTCCGCATAGAAGGCATGCTGTGAAAGTGTACTACTATCGCCAATTACTATCAGCTTTTTGCGAGCCCTGGTCATAGCCACATTCATACGGCGTACCTCTGATAGAAAGCCAATTACATTGTCCACATTACTGCGCACCATGCTGATGTATATCACATCGCGCTCTTGGCCCTGGAAGCTATCAATGGTATTTACAGTAATAGTGTTGGGTAGATCTGGGTGTGAGGCTACAGCTTGTTTTAATACTTCCACCTGGTGGCGGTAGGGGGAAATGACACCTACACTAGGAAATGGGGCGTCTGCAAATAGCGGTTGCAGGTGACTAACCAGTAGGGACAAGTGCTTTATTAAGAAGGCCGCTTCTTCCGGATTTGACACACTGGTGCCTTCCCAGGCTTCTTCAAAACCACAACCTGCCGTATCAATAAAGACAAGTGGTGCTTCATCTGGCGCCAGTATATGATGTGCTACAGACACATGTGCCTGTAAGCGACTTCTATAAAACTCCCTGGAGGGGAAGCCTGCAATGTTTTCATTCATGCGGTATTGCTCTTCCAGCAATACGACTGCCTCGGGGTGAAGAGCTACACATTTTTCCATAAGTGTTTCACTGAGTCCACTACGCGCTGCCACTTCCGATTTAATGGTAGGAGGTAACTGATAATGGTCGCCCGCCATCACTAGTTTTTTGGCTTTCAGGATAGGTATCCAGCAGGCGGGTTCCAATGCTTGTCCAGCTTCATCGATTACAACCGTATGGTAACGCAAATGGCGAATCGTATAATGATTAGCACCCACCAGCGTAGCGGTAATGACTTGTGCTCTAGAAAGCAGGTCTTCAGTTATGTATTGCTCTGTACGTTCAGCTTCCTTCTGTACGTTGCGCGCTTCTGTGTATAATGCCTTGCGTTGCTCGCGTTCTGCTGGGCCAAAACTGCGCTTGTACTTCTGCGCCATATCGCGATACTCTGCGGCTTGCTTTTTAAGACGCTTGATTTCTTTAAAACTAGGATGCGCAGTTATCTTACTATCTAATGATAAGGACAATTGTTCTTCTGACACCCGCGCCGGGTTGCCAATGCGTAATACATTGAGACTTATCTTAGATAGCTTTTCACTTAACAGGTCTACTGCTGCATTGCTGGGTGCTACTACCAATATGGGTTGCCGATCTTGCTGCAATAGCGCTTTAATGGCTTGTACCAATGTAGTGGTCTTACCCGTGCCCGGCGGGCCATGCACTATCGCTAGTTCATTGGCTGAAAGGATTTTTTGTACTGCTTCTTGCTGACTAGCATTTAAGCGATTGTTGATATAGGGAGTTTCAAGTGGTTGAAAGGTAGCCTTGGTAGTACCGGTCAGTAGCCGGGTTAAGTGACCTTCCTCTTTTTTCTCTGCCACTAATGGGGCCAGCTTCAGTGTGGCCTCCATCTCGGTATAGCTGTTTTCATCAAACACCGCATCTACGCCCAGCTTGCCGTTACGTGTCCAGTCGGGCAGATCATCTACACGCAGGCTGATCTTTAGCCGGTTACCGCTGATGTAAGAAATGGTACCCTCTATACGGTCGTTTTTAGCATCATGATTAGAGAATAGTGCGGCCGTCATACCAAAACGCAGCTGGTGAACAATGTCCTGGTGGGTAGTACGTTCAATCTCTACCGTTAGGTAGTCGCCCCGGCCAATCTCTGTATCTCTTATAGCCACTGGGTACCAGCTCATGCCAACTTCGCGGCGTTCGGCTACAGGCGTATAATGTAATAATTGTTCGTAGGATCGTCTGTCTTCCTCTTTTTCCAGTTGTAATAATTCTTTAAGCCTCTTGAAATAATCCATCCGGCAAAGGTAATCAACGGAAATGTGCAGTGTGTAGGCTTGTGGCAGGCCTTATTTAATACCTGAGAGCTGTTGGGAAGCGTAATTGGCTACTGATCGATCTATGAATTGATGTTGGGAAAAACGCGTTACTTATACATGAA
This genomic interval from Flavisolibacter tropicus contains the following:
- the dtd gene encoding D-aminoacyl-tRNA deacylase gives rise to the protein MRVVIQRVTKASVTVEGEITGQINHGLLVLLGIEDADTEEDRVWLSNKIVNLRIFNDEQGVMNRSVLEIGGGILLVSQFTLHASTKKGNRPSYIKASKPDVAIPIYEKMKLQLAKDLGKPIPCGIFGADMKVELLNDGPVTIVIDTKNKE
- a CDS encoding group III truncated hemoglobin; the encoded protein is MKRDIENREDIEKLLEAFYQQATQDPSIGRFFTEVVPLDMQQHIPVIAGFWEAILFGSRTYSKNVMAVHQHIHQLSSIKKEHLDRWVQLFTQTVDRLFEGEKATLMKQRGASIATLMDIKLNYNQVGNK
- a CDS encoding nucleotide pyrophosphohydrolase; protein product: MTIQEAQAQVDNWIKTTGVRYFNELTNMAILTEEVGEVARLMSRLYGEQSFKESDKGKELSDELADVMWVLICIANQTGVDLTAALQKNFEKKSIRDKDRHQQNEKL
- a CDS encoding YihY/virulence factor BrkB family protein, whose product is MAKVTFKGMVQVMKDAFKGFSDHKVPKLSASLAYYTVFSIGPLLLLIISLAGLFLGREAVEGSIYNQLGSFIGREPAAQIQDIVKNAFKSGDSNIGATVGIITLLVGATGMFGELQDSINTIWGLKSKPKQGMFLLIKNRLLSFGMIGVLGFLLLVSLAVTALTAGLGDRIQQLLPGVGEAVMFVITGILSLVITTSLFAVIFKVLPDARMEWKQVWPGAIATSILFLIGKFAISFYIGTSNVGSSFGAAGSLIILLVWIYYSAFILYFGAEFTRAYDVKYTKGIIPNKYAVTQSTVVVEGDKPVAAQVREQLSEPQAQFGKQQDEENEEKQQPKAAKPDIRKPKLQPTIVYEQVYTSSHNAKAAKPDKEGLYRIRVEHKKPTNIGVALAGLLLFFVNTAVDQSNDAKA
- a CDS encoding VOC family protein: MVSLNAIHHIAIICSDYERSKVFYTEVLGLSIIREVYRAERQSYKLDLALNGHYVVELFSFPNPPQRLSRPEGTGLRHLAFEVNDIEETVRQLNKHQVVAEPIRIDEYTGKKFTFISDPDLLPIEFYER
- a CDS encoding tetratricopeptide repeat protein encodes the protein MIRSLALLFLFTYSISSFACINEMRVLLSGKQVEVSGLGDEVPIGRDSSEIEGKTYYIKQLAYLDSVWKKDKKIDDYSDYGVYLIYLGRYNEAKEVYQRIESTHPGRYSTAANIGTLYELLGQNDSALYWIKKAIQIDPSSHMESEWLHAKILEAKINGDRSVNSQFLIGTTFGSDVKPQTTLSENDLKKLRQAIYYQLYERISFIKPEDKIVGLLLFELGNITALTHDVTSALRIYDKAVEYGFVNDVLKKRYEHFLSLQKGLKNEYQNQIIRPWEKKQQPVTLVKSTKVSNGSTYKTIMWISGSLLALVIVVLIWRLKRANYQ
- a CDS encoding c-type cytochrome — its product is MMKSTVSMIIATALICGVSACNQQDKTSSSQLPTKQDTIKRGEYLVATMGCGDCHSPKIMTPQGPAPDPERLLSGHRADENLGPIDTSTLKSWVLFNFNNTAVVGPWGTSYAANLTSDATGVGNWTEEQFFTALRKGKYKGLENSRPLLPPMPWQNTAQLNDGDIKAIFAYLKSTNPVDNVVPAPKAPGQL
- a CDS encoding helix-turn-helix domain-containing protein — translated: MNIQYCEFQPSASLQPFVDCYWYHEFEAGEHQYSPLQRCLPFGTTELIFVDGRCEVYANERWQVLPGAFVAGVYKDVVTWRCLGPTVKFGIRLKPESLLSLFNVPAGTLFNSFSHLSAVFGKYINELVERIGEANSMSQYIRISETFLSTLLTQSIQPRTYVTEASEIIRRSEGSISIATLSHRLNISRRQLERGFRDTFGTSPKTYTRIIRFRNTYSYLLSNKAPSQWTDAAYNFGYADQAHFIKEFKTFAGVLPTLMIHNSQEFFQSKGDKYPIDLC
- a CDS encoding serine hydrolase domain-containing protein, translated to MKKTFYLLFFLCAFSQLFAQDALTKRFDSLTKEYQDHYFNGVILIGKGNSIIYKNAFGFANQEKKMPMTVDKLFKTESVGKMFTATRIMQLVEQGKIDLSKSLAYYLPDWKIKNADKITIHQLLNHTSGLLSPWDDPSYDFKKVYSTEELKSLIENQPLAFDQPGLRFSYSNSGYIILGEIIAKLDHQPFDQAIRKSIFTVAGMKQIDHLKDTVMPQTAAQPYFFYSSKDYVQSNQGVGPRASAAGGWITNASQLMAFAKTYLSGAYLKPQTRKLQYTANGTADISKQGRYYTFGFEVSTDNMVAGKTIIGHNGGGAGFSVDVYFEPESGYMVVMCSNMYGTGRSITENYFKLLFNQAPKKVQQSSVIRSVDLIQLKGSNYLTTQPYEFFKEAGVTPSPQIVINAAENLAELKDFTNAEAFLTIAQQQYPTAPQVWYISGNVAMQQKKFDVAKTSYQTAKAKAEENKDGFLTELINQKLEELNKVNQ
- a CDS encoding GIY-YIG nuclease family protein, which translates into the protein MPYLVYILYSEKLNRFYVGTTDDAERRLLEHNTAHYQDAYTVKGIPWTIYLTIACTNSEQAYKLERFIKKMKSSVFIQKLKDVPGVLESVLAKI
- a CDS encoding AAA domain-containing protein, whose protein sequence is MDYFKRLKELLQLEKEEDRRSYEQLLHYTPVAERREVGMSWYPVAIRDTEIGRGDYLTVEIERTTHQDIVHQLRFGMTAALFSNHDAKNDRIEGTISYISGNRLKISLRVDDLPDWTRNGKLGVDAVFDENSYTEMEATLKLAPLVAEKKEEGHLTRLLTGTTKATFQPLETPYINNRLNASQQEAVQKILSANELAIVHGPPGTGKTTTLVQAIKALLQQDRQPILVVAPSNAAVDLLSEKLSKISLNVLRIGNPARVSEEQLSLSLDSKITAHPSFKEIKRLKKQAAEYRDMAQKYKRSFGPAEREQRKALYTEARNVQKEAERTEQYITEDLLSRAQVITATLVGANHYTIRHLRYHTVVIDEAGQALEPACWIPILKAKKLVMAGDHYQLPPTIKSEVAARSGLSETLMEKCVALHPEAVVLLEEQYRMNENIAGFPSREFYRSRLQAHVSVAHHILAPDEAPLVFIDTAGCGFEEAWEGTSVSNPEEAAFLIKHLSLLVSHLQPLFADAPFPSVGVISPYRHQVEVLKQAVASHPDLPNTITVNTIDSFQGQERDVIYISMVRSNVDNVIGFLSEVRRMNVAMTRARKKLIVIGDSSTLSQHAFYADFITYAQEKDAYKSAWEFMEW